One window of Candidatus Methylomirabilis sp. genomic DNA carries:
- a CDS encoding ATP-binding protein → AHEIKNPLTPIKLSTQRLRKKFTERAPDYERVFDECTRTIIQEVDGLQGLVDEFSRYSRMPSSEPRPGDLHPVIANVVRLYSGLGRGIELVTDLDPHLPPITLDPDQMKRALINLVNNAVAAVGETGQVTLRTRWLQGEGKVEVEVADSGVGIPPEDRERLFLPYFSTKKSGTGLGLAIVYRIVTEHGGTIRVETNEPRGTRMVMAFPALPAPAPAVPPIPR, encoded by the coding sequence GCCCACGAGATCAAGAACCCCCTCACTCCCATCAAGCTCTCCACCCAGCGGCTCCGGAAGAAGTTCACCGAGCGGGCGCCCGACTACGAGCGGGTCTTCGACGAGTGCACCCGGACGATCATCCAGGAGGTGGACGGGCTGCAGGGGCTGGTGGACGAGTTTTCGCGCTACTCCCGGATGCCTTCGTCGGAGCCCCGCCCCGGGGACCTCCACCCCGTCATCGCCAACGTGGTGCGCCTCTACTCGGGACTCGGCCGGGGGATCGAGCTCGTGACCGACCTGGACCCCCACCTCCCGCCGATCACGCTGGATCCGGATCAGATGAAGCGGGCGCTCATCAACCTGGTGAACAACGCGGTGGCCGCCGTCGGGGAGACCGGCCAGGTCACCCTGCGGACGCGGTGGCTGCAAGGGGAGGGGAAGGTGGAAGTGGAGGTGGCGGACAGCGGGGTAGGGATCCCCCCGGAGGACCGGGAGCGGCTCTTCCTCCCCTACTTCTCCACCAAGAAGTCGGGGACGGGGCTCGGCCTGGCGATCGTCTACCGGATCGTCACCGAGCACGGGGGGACCATCCGGGTGGAGACCAACGAGCCGCGCGGGACCCGGATGGTCATGGCCTTCCCGGCCCTCCCGGCCCCCGCCCCGGCCGTCCCGCCGATCCCGAGGTAA